The following proteins are encoded in a genomic region of Reichenbachiella sp.:
- a CDS encoding DUF4249 domain-containing protein, whose translation MKLLLTKLIFLLIIATTLFSCVEDFEFEGISKREGIVVEGLISNQSYNDLLALPLSTRYFTIKLSNVGEVENERNEPVLGAEIELHQDDGVVYDYAEIGNGEYGLFYENFKAEKGRNYHLEITLADGRRITSEMQSLPREMGMGSFSTVEQTKIDYENVLGEVRIAEHEGIGFNVTTLKNDSSDPVYYKWDLSITWIFSADLVEDNHPLKFCWATSQNYYKEYQLLKDEDGNIQNELFFLKTKNSRLNHGFSVLVRQMTMSQDYHSFWNEVQKQLDQSELFAAPPYNIMSNLSSDDVAVYGYFGVVNEDFERWYFDKSKIKNYGGWVDEHCEFGPRWAAYCFDCREWTYDDDQVTPYAPKWWDLLYFDIRP comes from the coding sequence ATGAAATTATTACTAACCAAACTCATCTTTCTCTTAATAATCGCAACAACGTTATTCTCATGTGTAGAAGATTTTGAATTTGAAGGAATTTCAAAAAGAGAAGGAATTGTTGTCGAAGGTTTAATTTCAAATCAGTCCTACAATGATTTATTAGCTCTCCCACTATCAACAAGGTACTTTACCATTAAATTATCGAATGTTGGAGAGGTTGAAAATGAAAGGAATGAACCCGTATTAGGAGCTGAAATCGAACTGCATCAAGACGACGGGGTAGTATACGACTATGCTGAAATCGGAAATGGTGAATATGGTTTGTTTTATGAAAATTTTAAAGCCGAAAAAGGGCGAAATTATCATTTGGAAATCACATTAGCTGATGGCAGAAGGATAACGTCTGAAATGCAGTCTTTGCCAAGAGAAATGGGCATGGGCTCGTTTTCTACTGTTGAGCAAACAAAAATTGATTATGAAAACGTACTTGGAGAGGTTCGAATTGCTGAACATGAAGGTATTGGCTTTAATGTAACTACTTTGAAAAATGATTCTTCAGATCCTGTCTATTACAAATGGGACCTTTCAATCACCTGGATATTTAGCGCTGACCTGGTTGAAGATAATCACCCCTTGAAATTTTGTTGGGCAACTTCACAGAACTATTACAAAGAATATCAACTGCTAAAAGACGAGGATGGTAATATTCAAAACGAGTTATTTTTTCTAAAAACTAAAAATTCAAGATTGAATCATGGTTTTTCAGTTTTGGTACGCCAAATGACCATGTCTCAAGATTATCACTCTTTTTGGAATGAAGTTCAGAAACAATTGGATCAAAGTGAATTATTTGCTGCCCCACCGTACAATATTATGTCAAATCTTTCTTCGGATGACGTTGCAGTATACGGTTATTTTGGTGTTGTTAATGAAGATTTTGAAAGATGGTACTTTGACAAAAGTAAAATTAAAAACTACGGGGGTTGGGTAGATGAACATTGTGAGTTTGGTCCACGATGGGCGGCCTATTGTTTCGACTGTAGAGAATGGACTTATGATGATGATCAAGTTACCCCTTATGCTCCCAAGTGGTGGGATCTACTGTATTTCGACATAAGACCCTGA